One window of the Falco biarmicus isolate bFalBia1 chromosome 2, bFalBia1.pri, whole genome shotgun sequence genome contains the following:
- the KBTBD3 gene encoding kelch repeat and BTB domain-containing protein 3 isoform X2 — MFEVNMKERDDGNVTISNLSPKAVKAFLDYAYTGKTEITNENVEMLFQLSSFLQVSLLSKACSDFLVKSIDLVNCLQLLSLSESYGSVRLFDHALDFVQHHFSLLLRSSDFLEMNFEILQKCLEADELNVPEEESVLKAVLQWTKHNLETRQKYLPNLIKKVRLHQLPEKTLQDFLHSEEHLLKSADCSVIINDAVKSVQNFSGLFPDARPSTTEKYIFVHKTDEDGENRHTFCYNIKTDKWKELPHTHMIDLPGSSLSSYGEKIFITGGCKGNCYRTVRLHIAEPFHDATDQTWCYCPVSNEFSIVSAMKKPRTMHTSVVTLNQLFVIGGKTRGAQETRSLLDVESYNPLSKDWKSVSQLPRGIYYPEASACQSIIYVLGSEVEITDAFNPSLDCFFKYNAMTDQWSELVAEFGQFFHATLIKAVPVNCTLYICDLSTYKVYSFCPETCVWKGEGSFECAGFNAGAVGTEDKIYILGGDYAPEEITDEVQVYHSSRSEWEEVSPMPRALTEFYCQVIQFNKYRDPWSPVLTICSGEF; from the coding sequence ATGTTTGAAGTTAATATGAAAGAACGAGATGATGGCAATGTTACTATTAGTAATCTATCACCCAAGGCAGTGAAAGCTTTTCTTGATTACGcttacacaggaaaaacagagataacaaatgaaaatgtggaAATGCTTTTCCAACTGTCGTCATTTCTTCAAGTTTCGCTCCTTTCCAAAGCTTGCAGTGACTTTCTAGTAAAAAGTATTGATCTTGTGAATTGCTTACAGTTGCTTTCTTTATCAGAAAGTTACGGTTCCGTCCGCTTATTTGATCACGCACTAGATTTTGTACAGCACCACTTCTCCTTGCTGCTCAGATCAAGTGATTTTTTGGAAATGAATTTTGAGATACTACAAAAATGTCTTGAGGCTGATGAACTAAATGTCCCTGAGGAAGAATCAGTGTTGAAAGCTGTCCTTCAATGGACCAAACACAACTTAGAAACACGACAGAAATATCTGCctaatttgattaaaaaagtGAGACTACACCAGTTACCTGAAAAGACTTTGCAGGACTTTTTACATTCTGAAGAACACTTACTTAAGAGTGCCGATTGCTCGGTAATAATCAATGATGCAGTCAAAAGCGTGCAAAACTTTAGTGGACTATTTCCAGACGCACGTCcttcaacaacagaaaaatatatatttgttcATAAAACTGATGAAGATGGAGAAAACAGGCATACATTCTGCTACAACATCAAAACAGATAAATGGAAAGAACTACCACATACACACATGATTGATCTTCCAGGGTCAAGTTTATCTAGctatggagaaaaaatattcataactGGAGGATGCAAAGGGAATTGTTATAGGACTGTCAGGCTTCATATTGCTGAACCATTTCATGATGCCACTGACCAAACCTGGTGCTACTGTCCAGTCAGTAATGAATTCTCCATAGTGTCAGCTATGAAAAAACCAAGGACAATGCACACATCTGTTGTAACCTTAAATCAGCTGTTTGTAATAGGTGGGAAGACCAGAGGAGCTCAAGAAACCCGAAGTCTTTTGGATGTAGAATCCTATAATCCTCTTTCCAAAGACTGGAAGTCTGTAAGCCAATTACCAAGAGGTATCTACTATCCAGAAGCAAGTGCTTGTCAGAGTATAATTTATGTTCTTGGCTCAGAAGTAGAGATTACTGATGCCTTTAATCCATCTCTTGACTGTTTCTTCAAGTATAATGCTATGACTGATCAGTGGTCTGAGCTTGTAGCAGAGTTTGGGCAGTTTTTCCATGCAACTCTAATCAAAGCCGTTCCAGTGAACTGTACATTGTACATTTGTGACCTCTCCACCTACAAGGTCTACAGTTTTTGCCCAGAAACCTGTGTTTGGAAAGGGGAAGGATCTTTTGAATGTGCTGGCTTTAATGCAGGGGCAGTTGGGACAGAAGACAAAATTTATATATTAGGTGGTGATTATGCTCCAGAAGAAATCACAGATGAAGTTCAAGTCTACCATAGTAGCAGGTCCGAGTGGGAAGAAGTTTCACCAATGCCAAGAGCCTTAACTGAGTTTTACTGTCAGGTCATTCAGTTTAATAAATATAGGGACCCCTGGTCACCTGTACTGACAATTTGCTCTGGAGAATTTTGA
- the KBTBD3 gene encoding kelch repeat and BTB domain-containing protein 3 isoform X1 translates to MANQRDYISRPICNGISVPENKINSLVAEGHGQQILKVLQKFREQNIFFDFKILVKDEIIPCHRCVLAACSDFFRAMFEVNMKERDDGNVTISNLSPKAVKAFLDYAYTGKTEITNENVEMLFQLSSFLQVSLLSKACSDFLVKSIDLVNCLQLLSLSESYGSVRLFDHALDFVQHHFSLLLRSSDFLEMNFEILQKCLEADELNVPEEESVLKAVLQWTKHNLETRQKYLPNLIKKVRLHQLPEKTLQDFLHSEEHLLKSADCSVIINDAVKSVQNFSGLFPDARPSTTEKYIFVHKTDEDGENRHTFCYNIKTDKWKELPHTHMIDLPGSSLSSYGEKIFITGGCKGNCYRTVRLHIAEPFHDATDQTWCYCPVSNEFSIVSAMKKPRTMHTSVVTLNQLFVIGGKTRGAQETRSLLDVESYNPLSKDWKSVSQLPRGIYYPEASACQSIIYVLGSEVEITDAFNPSLDCFFKYNAMTDQWSELVAEFGQFFHATLIKAVPVNCTLYICDLSTYKVYSFCPETCVWKGEGSFECAGFNAGAVGTEDKIYILGGDYAPEEITDEVQVYHSSRSEWEEVSPMPRALTEFYCQVIQFNKYRDPWSPVLTICSGEF, encoded by the exons ATGGCCAATCAACGGGATTACATTAGCAGACCTATTTGCAATGGAATTTCtgttcctgaaaataaaatcaattccTTAGTGGCTGAAGGTCATGGACAACAAATTCTAAAAGTACTACAAAAGTTCAgagaacaaaatatattttttgacTTTAAAATTCTTGTGAAAGATGAAATAATTCCTTGTCATCGTTGTGTACTGGCAGCGTGCAGTGATTTTTTCAG AGCCATGTTTGAAGTTAATATGAAAGAACGAGATGATGGCAATGTTACTATTAGTAATCTATCACCCAAGGCAGTGAAAGCTTTTCTTGATTACGcttacacaggaaaaacagagataacaaatgaaaatgtggaAATGCTTTTCCAACTGTCGTCATTTCTTCAAGTTTCGCTCCTTTCCAAAGCTTGCAGTGACTTTCTAGTAAAAAGTATTGATCTTGTGAATTGCTTACAGTTGCTTTCTTTATCAGAAAGTTACGGTTCCGTCCGCTTATTTGATCACGCACTAGATTTTGTACAGCACCACTTCTCCTTGCTGCTCAGATCAAGTGATTTTTTGGAAATGAATTTTGAGATACTACAAAAATGTCTTGAGGCTGATGAACTAAATGTCCCTGAGGAAGAATCAGTGTTGAAAGCTGTCCTTCAATGGACCAAACACAACTTAGAAACACGACAGAAATATCTGCctaatttgattaaaaaagtGAGACTACACCAGTTACCTGAAAAGACTTTGCAGGACTTTTTACATTCTGAAGAACACTTACTTAAGAGTGCCGATTGCTCGGTAATAATCAATGATGCAGTCAAAAGCGTGCAAAACTTTAGTGGACTATTTCCAGACGCACGTCcttcaacaacagaaaaatatatatttgttcATAAAACTGATGAAGATGGAGAAAACAGGCATACATTCTGCTACAACATCAAAACAGATAAATGGAAAGAACTACCACATACACACATGATTGATCTTCCAGGGTCAAGTTTATCTAGctatggagaaaaaatattcataactGGAGGATGCAAAGGGAATTGTTATAGGACTGTCAGGCTTCATATTGCTGAACCATTTCATGATGCCACTGACCAAACCTGGTGCTACTGTCCAGTCAGTAATGAATTCTCCATAGTGTCAGCTATGAAAAAACCAAGGACAATGCACACATCTGTTGTAACCTTAAATCAGCTGTTTGTAATAGGTGGGAAGACCAGAGGAGCTCAAGAAACCCGAAGTCTTTTGGATGTAGAATCCTATAATCCTCTTTCCAAAGACTGGAAGTCTGTAAGCCAATTACCAAGAGGTATCTACTATCCAGAAGCAAGTGCTTGTCAGAGTATAATTTATGTTCTTGGCTCAGAAGTAGAGATTACTGATGCCTTTAATCCATCTCTTGACTGTTTCTTCAAGTATAATGCTATGACTGATCAGTGGTCTGAGCTTGTAGCAGAGTTTGGGCAGTTTTTCCATGCAACTCTAATCAAAGCCGTTCCAGTGAACTGTACATTGTACATTTGTGACCTCTCCACCTACAAGGTCTACAGTTTTTGCCCAGAAACCTGTGTTTGGAAAGGGGAAGGATCTTTTGAATGTGCTGGCTTTAATGCAGGGGCAGTTGGGACAGAAGACAAAATTTATATATTAGGTGGTGATTATGCTCCAGAAGAAATCACAGATGAAGTTCAAGTCTACCATAGTAGCAGGTCCGAGTGGGAAGAAGTTTCACCAATGCCAAGAGCCTTAACTGAGTTTTACTGTCAGGTCATTCAGTTTAATAAATATAGGGACCCCTGGTCACCTGTACTGACAATTTGCTCTGGAGAATTTTGA